A stretch of the Rosa rugosa chromosome 5, drRosRugo1.1, whole genome shotgun sequence genome encodes the following:
- the LOC133708121 gene encoding EG45-like domain containing protein — protein sequence MGLVMQVLFVVVAMVVCLPLAAYAEHGTATFYTPPYVPSACNGYKNDGVMIAAASSAIWDNKGACGRRYRVKCTGATNQGVPKPCKGNSVVVKIVDFCPPGCHGTIDLSQEAFAAIANPDAGKINIEFTEV from the exons ATGGGACTTGTAATGCAGGTGTTGTTTGTGGTGGTGGCCATGGTTGTATGCCTTCCCTTAGCCGCATACGCGGAACACGGAACTGCAACATTTTATACACCTCCTTACGTTC CCTCTGCATGCAATGGGTATAAAAACGACGGTGTGATGATAGCTGCAGCAAGCAGTGCCATTTGGGACAATAAAGGTGCTTGTGGAAGAAGGTATAGAGTAAAATGCACTGGAGCCACAAACCAAGGTGTGCCAAAACCTTGCAAAGGTAACAGCGTTGTGGTTAAAATCGTGGATTTCTGTCCCCCTGGATGCCATGGAACCATCGATCTCTCTCAAGAAGCCTTTGCTGCCATCGCTAACCCTGATGCTGGCAAAATCAATATTGAGTTCACTGA GGTTTGA